One Malus domestica chromosome 11, GDT2T_hap1 genomic region harbors:
- the LOC103413192 gene encoding autophagy-related protein 8C-like has translation MAKSSFKLEHPLERRQAEAARIREKYPDRIPVIVEKAERSDIPDIDKKKYLVPADLTVGQFVYVVRKRIKLSAEKAIFIFVKNILPPTAAMMSAIYEENKDEDGFLYMTYSSENTFG, from the exons ATGGCCAAAAGCTCCTTCAAGCTCGAACACCCActcg AGAGGAGGCAGGCAGAAGCTGCTCGGATCAGGGAGAAGTATCCTGACAGAATTCCG GTAATTGTGGAGAAGGCTGAAAGAAGTGACATACCAGACATTGACAAGAAAAA GTATCTGGTTCCTGCTGATTTGACGGTTGGGCAGTTTGTTTATGTAGTCCGGAAGAGGATTAAGCTCAGTGCGGAGAAGGCCATATTTATATTTGTGAAGAACATTTTGCCACCCACTG CTGCTATGATGTCGGCTATCTACGAGGAAAACAAAGATGAAGATGGTTTCCTCTACATGACCTACAGCAGTGAAAACACATTCGGTTAA
- the LOC139189191 gene encoding CASP-like protein 2D1, protein MRRNSDDNAPNYFSVLKLIDSSLRISAIALSVATIWLTVTNHQDNPSYGNLKFSNFTGLKYMVCISNISGVHAFLVALSSWITCFVTKAWLFFVSTQIVAYLMVTSWAAVMEILSLAYKGDKTVSWSEACTSYGKFCSRMKVALVLHALALCCFLVLAVISAYRVFSMFEPPSVSDKEVEEERT, encoded by the exons ATGAGACGAAACTCAGATGACAATGCTCCTAATTACTTTAGTGTCCTGAAGCTCATAGACTCCTCCCTCAGGATTTCTGCGATTGCTCTGAGCGTTGCAACCATTTGGCTCACTGTGACCAACCACCAAGACAACCCCAGCTATGGCAACCTAAAGTTCTCCAATTTCACGGGCCTCAA GTACATGGTTTGCATCAGCAACATTTCTGGTGTGCACGCTTTTCTTGTAGCTTTGTCCTCATGGATCACGTGCTTTGTGACTAAAGCTTGGCTTTTCTTTGTCTCTAC GCAGATTGTAGCTTATTTAATGGTCACATCTTGGGCGGCAGTGATGGAGATATTGTCTTTAGCTTACAAAGGGGACAAGACAGTCTCATGGAGTGAAGCCTGCACTTCTTATGGGAAGTTCTGCAGCAGAATGAAGGTGGCATTGGTTCTCCATGCCCTGGCTCTTTGTTGCTTTCTTGTCTTGGCTGTGATCTCAGCTTATAGGGTTTTCAGCATGTTTGAGCCACCTTCTGTTTCTGATAAGGAGGTGGAAGAAGAGAGGACTTAG
- the LOC103448396 gene encoding probable beta-1,3-galactosyltransferase 2 isoform X2 has protein sequence MSLKSRGGGGGGEAAASKSAVSRKWTLLFCIGCFCAGMLFSDRMWSVPEIKDVSRTTRVDNETPKLVSGCDPTIDVEYEPKDVYGEVSKTHHAIHTLDKKISNLEMELAAAKAAQESILSGSPIAENLRIPATRNKRKYLMVVGINTAFSSRKRRDSVRATWMPQADKRKQLEEKKGIVVRFVIGHSATSGGILDRAIEAEEKRHGDIMRLDHVEGYLELSAKTKIFFATAVALWDADFYVKVDDDVHVNIGTLGATLARHRTKPRVYIGCMKSGPVLAQKGVRYHEPEYWKFGAEGNKYFRHATGQLYAISKDLANYISNNQHVLHKYANEDVSLGSWFIGLDVEQIDDRRLCCGTPPDCEWKAQAGNVCVASFDWSCSGICKSSERIKEVHKRCGEGENALWNAAF, from the exons ATGTCTTTGAAGagcagaggaggaggaggaggaggagaggcaGCAGCTTCGAAGAGTGCAGTGTCTCGGAAATGGAcacttttgttttgtattggttGCTTTTGTGCTGGAATGCTCTTCTCtgatag AATGTGGTCAGTGCCTGAAATTAAAGACGTATCGAGGACAACAAGGGTTGACAATGAAACACCCAAGTTAGTTTCTGGTTGTGATCCAACAATT GATGTAGAATATGAACCAAAGGATGTTTATGGGGAAGTTTCAAAGACTCATCACGCTATACA CACGCtggataaaaaaatttcaaatttggagATGGAATTAGCTGCTGCAAAGGCTGCACAGGAATCTATACTTAGTGGTTCACCGATTGCAGAAAATTTAAGAATTCCCGCgacaagaaataaaagaaagtatTTGATGGTCGTAGGAATAAACACTGCTTTTAGCAGTCGAAAGCGCAGAGATTCAGTTCGTGCTACTTGGATGCCTCAAG CGGATAAAAGAAAGCAGCTTGAGGAAAAAAAGGGCATTGTAGTTCGCTTCGTAATAGGTCACAG TGCTACATCAGGTGGTATCCTTGATAGAGCTATTGAAGCAGAGGAGAAGAGGCATGGTGACATTATGCGGCTG GATCATGTTGAAGGCTATCTTGAATTGTCAGCAAAGACGAAGATATTCTTTGCCACTGCTGTTGCTTTGTGGGACGCAGATTTCTATGTCAAAGTTGATGATGATGTACATGTAAATATAG GAACACTTGGAGCAACTTTAGCTAGACACCGAACAAAACCCAGGGTGTATATTGGATGCATGAAATCTGGTCCAGTCCTTGCTCAAAA GGGAGTAAGATATCATGAGCCCGAGTACTGGAAATTCGGAGCGGAAGGGAACAAGTATTTCCGTCATGCCACAGGACAGCTCTATGCTATCTCAAAAGACTTGGCTAATTACATATCAAACAACCA GCATGTGCTACACAAATATGCGAATGAGGATGTTTCTTTGGGTTCGTGGTTCATTGGATTGGATGTGGAGCAGATTGATGACCGGAGATTATGTTGTGGAACACCACCTG ATTGTGAGTGGAAGGCTCAGGCAGGCAACGTCTGCGTTGCTTCATTTGACTGGAGCTGCAGCGGGATTTGCAAGTCTTCCGAGAGGATCAAGGAGGTCCACAAGCGCTGTGGAGAAGGTGAGAATGCTTTGTGGAATGCAGCTTTCTAA
- the LOC103448396 gene encoding probable beta-1,3-galactosyltransferase 2 isoform X1: MSLKSRGGGGGGEAAASKSAVSRKWTLLFCIGCFCAGMLFSDRMWSVPEIKDVSRTTRVDNETPKLVSGCDPTIKDVEYEPKDVYGEVSKTHHAIHTLDKKISNLEMELAAAKAAQESILSGSPIAENLRIPATRNKRKYLMVVGINTAFSSRKRRDSVRATWMPQADKRKQLEEKKGIVVRFVIGHSATSGGILDRAIEAEEKRHGDIMRLDHVEGYLELSAKTKIFFATAVALWDADFYVKVDDDVHVNIGTLGATLARHRTKPRVYIGCMKSGPVLAQKGVRYHEPEYWKFGAEGNKYFRHATGQLYAISKDLANYISNNQHVLHKYANEDVSLGSWFIGLDVEQIDDRRLCCGTPPDCEWKAQAGNVCVASFDWSCSGICKSSERIKEVHKRCGEGENALWNAAF; the protein is encoded by the exons ATGTCTTTGAAGagcagaggaggaggaggaggaggagaggcaGCAGCTTCGAAGAGTGCAGTGTCTCGGAAATGGAcacttttgttttgtattggttGCTTTTGTGCTGGAATGCTCTTCTCtgatag AATGTGGTCAGTGCCTGAAATTAAAGACGTATCGAGGACAACAAGGGTTGACAATGAAACACCCAAGTTAGTTTCTGGTTGTGATCCAACAATT AAGGATGTAGAATATGAACCAAAGGATGTTTATGGGGAAGTTTCAAAGACTCATCACGCTATACA CACGCtggataaaaaaatttcaaatttggagATGGAATTAGCTGCTGCAAAGGCTGCACAGGAATCTATACTTAGTGGTTCACCGATTGCAGAAAATTTAAGAATTCCCGCgacaagaaataaaagaaagtatTTGATGGTCGTAGGAATAAACACTGCTTTTAGCAGTCGAAAGCGCAGAGATTCAGTTCGTGCTACTTGGATGCCTCAAG CGGATAAAAGAAAGCAGCTTGAGGAAAAAAAGGGCATTGTAGTTCGCTTCGTAATAGGTCACAG TGCTACATCAGGTGGTATCCTTGATAGAGCTATTGAAGCAGAGGAGAAGAGGCATGGTGACATTATGCGGCTG GATCATGTTGAAGGCTATCTTGAATTGTCAGCAAAGACGAAGATATTCTTTGCCACTGCTGTTGCTTTGTGGGACGCAGATTTCTATGTCAAAGTTGATGATGATGTACATGTAAATATAG GAACACTTGGAGCAACTTTAGCTAGACACCGAACAAAACCCAGGGTGTATATTGGATGCATGAAATCTGGTCCAGTCCTTGCTCAAAA GGGAGTAAGATATCATGAGCCCGAGTACTGGAAATTCGGAGCGGAAGGGAACAAGTATTTCCGTCATGCCACAGGACAGCTCTATGCTATCTCAAAAGACTTGGCTAATTACATATCAAACAACCA GCATGTGCTACACAAATATGCGAATGAGGATGTTTCTTTGGGTTCGTGGTTCATTGGATTGGATGTGGAGCAGATTGATGACCGGAGATTATGTTGTGGAACACCACCTG ATTGTGAGTGGAAGGCTCAGGCAGGCAACGTCTGCGTTGCTTCATTTGACTGGAGCTGCAGCGGGATTTGCAAGTCTTCCGAGAGGATCAAGGAGGTCCACAAGCGCTGTGGAGAAGGTGAGAATGCTTTGTGGAATGCAGCTTTCTAA